A window of the Candida orthopsilosis Co 90-125, chromosome 1 draft sequence genome harbors these coding sequences:
- a CDS encoding Krr1 protein (nucleolar protein) codes for MPSTHNRDKPWDTPDIDKWAIEEFKPEHNASGLHFTEESSFMTLFPKYREQYLRSIWSDVTKALDKHFIRCELDLVEGSMTVKTTTKTFDPAMIIKARDLIKLLARSVPFPQAVKILQDDIACDVIKIGNFVTNKDRFIKRRQRLVGPNGNTLKALELLTKCYILVQGNTVSAMGPYKGLKEVRRVVEDCMKNIHPIYYIKELMIKQELQKNPELAHEDWSRFLPSFKKRNVARKKVSKKNKAEKKVYTPFPPAQQPRKVDLQIESGEYFLGKREKELKKLQEKRAQQEENSELKRQERAKDYVAPEEEDYENKLLGSEKKDKKEKKEKKEKKEKKEKKEKKRKSGVDSEDEGSKHKKSKKSKD; via the coding sequence ATGCCTTCGACACATAACAGAGATAAGCCATGGGACACCCCCGATATAGATAAATGGGCTATTGAAGAATTCAAACCAGAACATAACGCAAGCGGTCTACATTTTACTGAAGAATCATCATTTATGACATTATTCCCCAAATATCGTGAACAATATCTTAGAAGTATATGGAGTGATGTAACAAAGGCATTGGACAAGCATTTTATACGATGTGAATTAGATCTTGTAGAAGGATCAATGACGGTAAAAACTACAACCAAGACATTTGATCCCGCAATGATTATTAAAGCTCGTGATTTAATTAAATTGTTGGCTAGGTCAGTTCCATTCCCACAAGCAGTCAAGATTTTACAAGACGATATTGCTTGTGATGTGATCAAGATTGGTAATTTTGTTACCAATAAAGATcgttttatcaaaagaagacAAAGATTAGTGGGTCCCAATGGTAATACATTGAAAGCATTGGAATTATTGACAAAATGTTATATATTAGTACAAGGAAACACAGTTAGTGCTATGGGTCCATACAAAGGTTTAAAAGAAGTTAGAAGAGTAGTTGAAGATTGTATGAAAAATATTCATCCAATCTACTACatcaaagaattgatgataaagcaagaattacaaaaaaaCCCCGAACTAGCTCATGAAGATTGGTCAAGATTTTTGccaagtttcaaaaagagaaatgtTGCCAGAAAGAAAGTCAGCAAGAAGAATAAAGCGGAAAAGAAGGTTTATACTCCATTCCCACCTGCTCAACAACCACGTAAGGttgatttacaaattgaaagtgGTGAATATTTCCTCGGTAAACGTgagaaagaattgaagaagttgcAAGAAAAGAGAGCTCAACAGGAAGAAAATAGTGAGTTAAAGAGACAAGAAAGAGCTAAAGATTATGTTGCTCCAGAAGAGGAAGATTATGAGAATAAACTTTTAGGTAGTGAAAAGAAGGacaagaaagagaagaaagagaagaaagaaaagaaagaaaagaaggaaaagaaggaaaagaagagaaagtCAGGTGTTGATTCAGAAGACGAGGGTTCCAAACACAAGAAATCTAAAAAATCCAAAGATTGA